A genomic segment from uncultured Desulfuromonas sp. encodes:
- a CDS encoding AlpA family phage regulatory protein: MNTTNNTPERLLRLPQVMEIVPLGKSTIWKMVAEQRFPAPLKISRRCTVWKRSSVMAWLEELDKKEGAA, translated from the coding sequence ATGAACACCACAAACAACACGCCCGAACGCCTATTACGATTGCCGCAAGTAATGGAGATTGTGCCGCTTGGCAAATCCACAATCTGGAAAATGGTAGCAGAGCAACGTTTCCCAGCGCCGCTCAAAATCAGCCGCCGCTGTACCGTCTGGAAGCGTTCTTCCGTCATGGCTTGGCTGGAAGAACTCGACAAAAAGGAAGGTGCAGCATGA
- the radC gene encoding DNA repair protein RadC — translation MAKQNVTPVVRKRYPSLPMFKITRHGRIKEPEESYTCPDTAARRFNKMARLDREEFWVVHLDAKNRIIGYEVISTGSLTMAIIHPREVFKGAIMNSSAGIICLHNHPSGDPTPSREDISITGRLKEGAELLGIRMLDHIIIGSKNKYCSLTEQGLM, via the coding sequence ATGGCTAAACAGAATGTAACACCCGTCGTGCGCAAACGCTACCCCAGCTTGCCGATGTTTAAAATCACCCGGCACGGTCGAATTAAAGAGCCGGAAGAGTCATACACCTGTCCGGACACTGCCGCCAGACGTTTCAATAAAATGGCACGCCTCGACCGCGAAGAATTTTGGGTGGTTCACCTGGACGCTAAAAACAGAATAATCGGTTATGAAGTTATCTCGACCGGTTCCCTTACCATGGCAATCATTCACCCAAGGGAAGTATTTAAGGGGGCCATTATGAACAGCAGTGCCGGGATTATCTGTCTTCACAATCACCCGTCAGGGGACCCTACGCCAAGTCGTGAAGATATCAGCATTACCGGAAGACTCAAGGAAGGCGCTGAGCTGCTGGGAATTCGCATGTTGGACCATATTATTATCGGCAGCAAGAATAAATACTGCTCTCTTACCGAACAAGGCTTGATGTAA
- a CDS encoding tyrosine-type recombinase/integrase — protein MAAKLTTQALNRKPGDRDIWLTDPSPKGKGLLQARITTTGKKGFYFRYTNSNGGRQRLPLGSYDPDGISGLTLKQAREKAGTLSQLYQSGILDIKEHLEEQERIALAERKAEEAKLEAERIEAEQLSKRLTVRQLFDKWRQSQLINRKDGGAYVLRMFTKDVFPAIGHMYADEIKKGHIAEIVDSILARGANRVAKMVFSDMRQMFKWALYRDWIEYDPTAAIKKSDIGKKDTERERVLTEDEIVTLAEKIPEARLLPTTEAAIWIPLATCCRIGELLKARWEHIDLDKREWFIPAENSKNGVALTINLSDFAVKQFQTVYSMHHYSQWLYPNRKDTDHVCTKTITKQLSDRQRSEAMTNRSSRTDTLTLPGGYWSPHDLRRTAATLLAMMGVSPIVIERCLNHVEQNKMQRVYQRYSYQSEMNDAWKRLGSRLEALKSGKKVAKVTPLKRKA, from the coding sequence ATGGCCGCGAAGCTTACGACTCAGGCACTCAACAGGAAACCCGGAGATAGAGACATCTGGTTGACCGACCCTTCACCGAAAGGTAAAGGACTGTTGCAGGCCAGAATCACAACCACGGGCAAAAAAGGTTTTTACTTCCGCTACACCAACAGCAATGGAGGCAGACAACGCCTTCCGCTTGGCAGCTATGATCCTGACGGCATATCAGGACTCACACTGAAGCAGGCCCGCGAAAAGGCGGGCACCCTCTCTCAGCTCTACCAGTCCGGAATTCTCGACATCAAAGAACACCTTGAGGAGCAGGAACGCATCGCTCTTGCTGAACGCAAGGCTGAAGAAGCCAAACTTGAAGCAGAACGTATTGAGGCTGAACAACTGTCCAAACGCCTCACCGTACGTCAACTGTTCGACAAATGGCGGCAGTCCCAGCTGATCAACCGCAAAGACGGGGGCGCGTATGTGCTCCGGATGTTCACCAAGGATGTGTTTCCGGCTATCGGCCACATGTACGCCGATGAAATCAAAAAAGGCCACATTGCCGAGATAGTGGACAGCATCCTTGCCAGAGGGGCAAACCGTGTTGCGAAGATGGTCTTTTCAGATATGCGACAAATGTTCAAGTGGGCGCTGTATCGTGATTGGATTGAGTATGACCCTACCGCCGCTATCAAAAAAAGCGACATCGGCAAGAAAGACACCGAACGCGAACGCGTTTTAACTGAGGATGAAATCGTTACCTTGGCTGAGAAGATTCCCGAAGCGCGTCTATTACCGACCACTGAGGCCGCTATATGGATTCCTCTTGCTACCTGCTGCCGGATCGGTGAACTACTCAAAGCCCGTTGGGAGCATATCGACCTCGACAAGCGAGAATGGTTCATTCCTGCCGAGAACTCCAAGAACGGCGTGGCCCTCACCATTAACCTGTCAGACTTTGCCGTGAAACAGTTTCAGACGGTCTACTCCATGCACCATTACTCTCAATGGCTGTATCCGAACCGCAAAGACACGGATCACGTTTGCACGAAGACGATCACCAAACAGTTATCAGATAGACAACGTAGCGAAGCCATGACCAACCGCAGCAGTAGAACCGACACTCTCACCCTACCTGGCGGCTATTGGAGTCCTCACGACCTCAGGCGCACCGCAGCAACACTGCTTGCCATGATGGGTGTATCCCCTATTGTCATTGAGCGCTGTCTGAACCATGTTGAGCAAAATAAAATGCAGCGCGTGTATCAGCGTTATTCATATCAATCAGAAATGAACGATGCCTGGAAGCGTCTGGGATCGAGACTGGAAGCGTTGAAGAGCGGGAAGAAAGTAGCCAAGGTTACACCGCTCAAGAGGAAGGCATAG
- a CDS encoding response regulator, with protein MAKILVADDSKTEMAFLLDALKGTGHTIVTAVDGKEAEERAMAEPFDLIILDVIMPNKNGFQVCRSLKKNPKFKDIPIILTTSKSGESDKFWGKKQGADEYITKPYEPVEIILAVKKYLGGA; from the coding sequence ATGGCTAAAATTCTTGTTGCAGACGATAGTAAGACCGAAATGGCTTTTTTACTCGATGCACTCAAGGGGACGGGACACACGATTGTTACTGCCGTTGATGGTAAAGAGGCTGAAGAGAGAGCGATGGCTGAGCCTTTTGACTTAATTATCCTTGATGTCATCATGCCCAATAAAAACGGTTTTCAAGTCTGCAGGTCCCTCAAGAAAAACCCCAAGTTCAAAGATATTCCCATTATCCTCACCACATCAAAATCCGGAGAAAGCGATAAGTTTTGGGGTAAAAAGCAGGGTGCTGATGAGTACATCACCAAGCCTTACGAACCTGTAGAAATTATTCTTGCCGTCAAAAAATATCTGGGAGGCGCCTAG
- a CDS encoding DUF3365 domain-containing protein, with amino-acid sequence MLKNMSIRKRVVVMLAIVYLVSLVLAIAGGAYVLRKDVIREAQEKTDLFATVMSNSARYLHNVIRPKAEELVPDDAYFPESGVGVLMLTEVARYIQEEYPEYIFRFASPNPLNPDSLASELEEQVITGFEDGEYTEWKGFAERDGASFYAVAKPLVAGSDCISCHDVPEVAHPSQVEKYGTHSGYGYLEGDVVGARFIYVPLDAVRDQAITRITYFSLAFSVFFLLVLFAVDRFIVGSVVRPIEHIVDVSEDISRGKLDREFEVKTNDEIKLLADAFDRMKVSLAKAMDILRQ; translated from the coding sequence ATGCTGAAGAATATGTCTATTCGTAAGCGTGTTGTTGTCATGCTTGCCATTGTCTATCTGGTTTCGCTGGTTTTGGCAATTGCCGGTGGTGCCTATGTGTTGCGAAAAGATGTTATCCGTGAGGCGCAGGAAAAAACGGACTTGTTTGCAACCGTTATGTCCAACTCTGCACGTTACCTGCATAATGTTATCCGTCCCAAGGCTGAAGAACTTGTCCCGGATGACGCCTACTTTCCAGAAAGTGGCGTTGGTGTTCTGATGCTGACAGAAGTCGCCCGCTATATCCAAGAAGAATACCCCGAATATATTTTCCGTTTTGCGTCTCCGAACCCTCTTAATCCTGATAGCTTGGCCAGTGAACTGGAAGAACAGGTTATTACCGGATTTGAAGATGGCGAATACACGGAATGGAAAGGCTTTGCGGAGCGTGACGGGGCGAGCTTTTATGCTGTAGCCAAGCCTTTGGTAGCAGGATCTGACTGTATCTCTTGTCATGATGTTCCAGAAGTTGCCCACCCGAGTCAGGTTGAAAAGTACGGTACGCATTCTGGATATGGCTATCTCGAAGGTGATGTCGTTGGTGCGCGTTTCATCTACGTTCCCCTTGATGCTGTTCGTGATCAGGCCATTACCCGTATCACATATTTTTCACTGGCTTTCAGTGTGTTCTTTTTGCTGGTTCTGTTTGCGGTCGACCGGTTCATTGTTGGTAGTGTTGTCCGTCCTATTGAGCATATTGTTGATGTTTCTGAAGATATCAGCCGCGGAAAACTGGACCGTGAGTTTGAAGTGAAGACCAATGACGAGATCAAGCTCCTTGCTGATGCGTTTGATCGGATGAAAGTTTCGTTGGCCAAAGCGATGGATATTCTGCGTCAGTAG
- a CDS encoding response regulator, whose product MSVDDKKTILVVDDSPTVRRLVELVLTQNGYEVLSAEDGEKGLEMARQHLPAVVLVDFVMPKMNGHMFCKMLREDDSLKNVPVILISSKSEVVGHAFEASFGIVHYFTKPFEPEDLVAKIREVIAEASGERSAETVSDSAVEESSSADKTSQGSGLTGSSEDIDKLLDSLNDRFDKVVRRYFQKDFPVLMKNVMSDTLKETGLIKHQTLILSGDLSRMELPELLTFCSNTRQSGRLSIFSNDTFAEIFIDNGKFVFATASQKGKHRFLTDLICQDNRFSCDTLTLQRVVEEARQNNLPIGRALVEKELITEDDLMYYLRQHAQDALNTAINTHSGNFFLEKDDLPFNLEDISFRIPMYQVLLEGVRDRFLRNEFTKDDLIVTRLPLCLEASQEGLLSDEEQSMTLLLDGTRTLAQVCAESDLDDEAARKCCQVLYQSGLASAR is encoded by the coding sequence ATGTCTGTTGATGATAAAAAAACGATTCTTGTTGTCGATGACTCACCAACTGTACGTCGGTTGGTTGAGTTGGTTCTGACACAAAACGGTTACGAAGTTTTAAGTGCAGAAGATGGTGAAAAGGGCTTGGAAATGGCCCGTCAACATCTGCCGGCAGTGGTTTTGGTCGATTTTGTTATGCCAAAAATGAACGGCCATATGTTTTGCAAGATGTTGCGTGAGGACGACAGTCTGAAAAATGTTCCTGTTATCCTTATCTCATCAAAAAGTGAAGTGGTTGGGCATGCTTTTGAAGCCAGCTTCGGTATCGTCCATTATTTTACCAAGCCGTTCGAGCCTGAAGATTTGGTGGCCAAAATCAGAGAAGTGATTGCTGAAGCAAGCGGAGAACGCTCTGCTGAAACCGTTTCTGATAGTGCAGTTGAAGAGAGCTCCTCCGCTGATAAAACGTCACAGGGGTCTGGTTTGACTGGCTCTTCGGAAGATATTGATAAATTGCTAGACTCTCTCAACGACCGTTTTGACAAGGTCGTTCGCCGCTATTTCCAGAAAGATTTCCCGGTTCTGATGAAAAACGTCATGTCCGATACCTTGAAGGAAACCGGCTTGATTAAACATCAGACTTTGATTCTTTCTGGCGATCTCAGTCGTATGGAATTGCCGGAATTGTTGACATTCTGCTCGAACACCCGGCAGAGTGGGCGACTGTCGATTTTCTCAAATGATACCTTTGCTGAGATTTTTATCGATAATGGCAAGTTTGTCTTTGCAACGGCCAGCCAGAAAGGAAAACATCGCTTTCTGACCGATCTGATCTGTCAGGATAATCGTTTTAGCTGTGACACGTTAACGCTTCAACGCGTTGTTGAAGAAGCGCGGCAGAATAATCTGCCCATTGGGCGTGCATTGGTCGAAAAAGAACTGATTACGGAAGATGACCTGATGTATTACCTGCGTCAACATGCGCAGGATGCTTTGAACACCGCAATCAATACGCATAGTGGCAATTTCTTTCTCGAAAAGGACGATCTGCCGTTCAATCTTGAAGATATCAGTTTCCGTATTCCCATGTATCAAGTTCTTCTTGAGGGCGTGCGGGATCGCTTTTTGCGTAACGAGTTCACGAAAGATGATTTGATCGTTACCCGTTTGCCATTATGTCTTGAAGCGTCACAGGAAGGATTGCTCAGTGATGAAGAGCAATCCATGACTTTGTTGCTTGATGGAACCAGGACGCTTGCCCAAGTTTGCGCGGAGAGTGATCTTGACGACGAGGCTGCTCGTAAATGCTGTCAGGTGCTGTATCAGTCAGGACTGGCTTCAGCGCGCTAA
- a CDS encoding chemotaxis protein CheW, with protein MADYQDSLLPIFIEETEEGLALIHKLLSAWETQSVDAVILEEARRAAHTIKGTAGLVKRNRSSDTAKSLENFLDHFNDAGLSLSDDDVQQVRKWYEELLDLLDCAKRGAPEPIEEDLADFSTSQEKLIEEQGGDLINDFALPFMMKLHQATENEQDTVRPACCRFYLGGRQYFIKIDHVLEISESLPFTYLPYGPDYIIGLINQRNNVIPVIDLACLEGRESALPKKLFLVIAGRENDQVAFASDTLPNLNTKTAGHEIDVVAFINEHRVKAS; from the coding sequence ATGGCTGATTATCAGGACAGTTTGCTGCCGATTTTCATCGAAGAAACCGAAGAAGGATTGGCACTGATCCATAAATTGCTGAGTGCCTGGGAAACTCAGTCCGTTGATGCGGTCATCCTTGAAGAAGCACGTCGGGCCGCTCATACCATTAAAGGAACAGCAGGGCTTGTTAAGCGGAATCGTTCCAGTGATACGGCTAAAAGTCTTGAGAATTTTCTTGATCATTTTAACGATGCTGGCTTGTCACTGAGTGACGATGATGTCCAGCAGGTTCGGAAATGGTATGAAGAACTTCTTGACCTTCTTGACTGTGCTAAGCGCGGAGCGCCTGAACCTATTGAAGAAGATCTCGCCGATTTCAGTACGTCACAGGAAAAGCTGATAGAAGAGCAGGGCGGTGATCTGATCAATGATTTTGCCCTGCCATTCATGATGAAGCTTCATCAGGCCACTGAAAATGAGCAGGACACCGTAAGACCTGCGTGTTGTCGTTTTTACCTCGGTGGTCGTCAGTATTTTATCAAGATTGACCATGTTCTTGAAATATCTGAATCTCTGCCTTTTACGTATCTGCCTTACGGCCCGGATTATATTATTGGTCTGATCAATCAGCGTAATAATGTGATCCCGGTGATTGACTTGGCTTGCTTAGAAGGGCGAGAGAGTGCTCTGCCGAAGAAACTTTTTCTTGTGATCGCCGGACGGGAGAATGATCAGGTGGCATTTGCCAGTGACACATTGCCAAATCTGAATACCAAAACGGCCGGTCATGAAATAGACGTTGTTGCATTTATCAATGAACATCGTGTAAAGGCTTCATAA
- a CDS encoding hybrid sensor histidine kinase/response regulator — MAISESAKNIFFEEADEHLTILESGLLQMEDIGVDQVDPAQIDKLFRSAHTLKGASALLKFNSISAISHELENLLEDFKDGSMVPSSALLDAMLASLDSMRKLLQMTHLPDYRQTAETYAERACQMLQAAQKGDYEEAAVMEQEELPVQQLSNSVKVGVDKIDQMMNLLGEMTITKTHLLEQLGSVEVMKEEIDFARERLLREVTAFSERYEYTNPEEKNEAEGSESTISDFEELEFDRYDELNLFTRKLQEISNDINEAVISIRSFFGQVSVDVEAIDRMTSEMKERISEIRTLPVDHLYQRFRRSMRDLSRNNNKQVNLVLEGGDTRLGRTIIDGLFDPLLHVLRNAVAHGLETPEERHRSGKPEVGQIKIATRRSGSTATITISDDGRGIQVEKVRSKAIRLGWISEDDKLDRKDLIDLIFRPGFSTKEEADDTSGRGVGMDVVLDRLSSLNGTVDVRTTEGEGTEFILQIPLSLIIINVIQFRLGNQFFILPSALIEEIQEISTLEIEDGRVLRQEEMYQVVDLNERFGIPANDTSRQSVLFVRTLGSRLGLMVEEIVSQEDTVIRPFGSLLADMPCFSGTSVSGGGDVRLAINPTRLSQVLESAQTIEVPQASQSAAVRSSTARVLVVDDSLSIRKYASMILEANGIEVLLATNGHEALQVLEEEQVDMILTDLEMPVMHGYELLSEIKRRDKLRMIPTVVITSRSGGHHQEKAFKLGASDYLVKPFDEESLIRMIREYTLCSI; from the coding sequence ATGGCAATTTCCGAGTCAGCAAAAAATATTTTTTTCGAAGAAGCCGACGAGCATCTGACCATTCTTGAATCCGGTTTGCTCCAGATGGAGGATATTGGTGTTGACCAGGTCGATCCGGCTCAGATTGATAAGCTTTTCCGTTCTGCACATACCCTCAAAGGGGCTTCTGCTCTTTTAAAATTCAACAGTATCAGTGCAATCTCTCATGAACTTGAGAATCTTCTGGAGGACTTTAAAGACGGTTCGATGGTTCCCTCTTCTGCGTTGCTGGATGCTATGTTGGCGTCTCTCGACAGCATGCGAAAACTCTTGCAAATGACGCATTTGCCGGATTATCGCCAGACAGCAGAAACGTATGCAGAACGCGCCTGCCAGATGCTGCAAGCCGCCCAAAAAGGAGATTACGAAGAAGCTGCTGTCATGGAACAAGAAGAGCTCCCCGTTCAGCAGTTGAGTAATAGCGTGAAGGTTGGTGTCGATAAGATTGATCAGATGATGAATCTTCTTGGTGAGATGACCATTACCAAAACGCATTTGCTCGAACAACTTGGCTCTGTAGAAGTCATGAAAGAAGAGATCGATTTTGCCCGTGAGCGTTTGTTGCGTGAGGTGACGGCCTTTTCTGAACGTTATGAATATACCAATCCGGAAGAAAAGAATGAGGCCGAAGGTTCTGAGTCGACAATCTCGGATTTTGAAGAGCTTGAGTTTGACCGTTACGATGAGTTGAATCTCTTTACTCGCAAGTTGCAGGAAATCAGCAACGACATCAATGAAGCGGTTATTTCCATTCGTAGTTTCTTCGGTCAGGTCAGTGTTGATGTTGAAGCAATCGACCGGATGACTTCAGAAATGAAAGAGCGTATTTCTGAAATAAGGACCTTGCCGGTAGACCATCTCTATCAGCGTTTCCGCCGCTCTATGCGTGATTTGTCGCGGAACAACAATAAACAAGTCAATCTTGTTCTTGAGGGCGGAGATACGCGCCTTGGGCGGACCATTATCGATGGTTTGTTTGATCCTCTATTGCATGTTCTACGTAATGCCGTGGCCCACGGTCTTGAAACGCCGGAAGAGCGTCACCGTTCTGGAAAGCCTGAAGTTGGACAGATCAAAATCGCAACCAGACGCAGTGGCTCAACTGCAACCATAACCATTTCTGATGACGGTCGTGGTATCCAAGTAGAGAAGGTTCGTTCTAAAGCGATTCGCCTTGGCTGGATCTCAGAAGATGACAAGCTTGACCGTAAAGATTTGATTGACCTGATCTTCCGTCCAGGGTTTTCAACCAAAGAGGAAGCCGACGATACCTCTGGTCGTGGTGTTGGTATGGACGTCGTTCTAGACCGTCTGTCGTCGTTGAATGGTACGGTTGATGTTCGTACGACGGAGGGCGAAGGGACAGAGTTCATTCTTCAGATTCCGTTATCATTGATTATTATCAACGTGATCCAATTCCGTTTAGGGAATCAGTTTTTCATTCTCCCTTCAGCCTTGATTGAAGAAATTCAGGAAATCTCGACGCTCGAAATCGAGGATGGTCGGGTGTTGCGTCAGGAAGAGATGTATCAGGTTGTTGATCTCAATGAAAGATTTGGCATTCCAGCCAATGATACCTCTCGTCAAAGTGTCTTGTTTGTCCGCACTTTAGGTTCCCGTCTCGGTCTGATGGTTGAAGAGATTGTCAGCCAGGAAGATACCGTTATTAGACCTTTTGGTTCTTTGCTGGCAGATATGCCGTGTTTTTCGGGAACCAGTGTTTCCGGTGGTGGTGATGTGCGCTTGGCGATTAACCCGACACGGTTGTCGCAGGTTCTGGAAAGTGCCCAGACGATTGAAGTTCCGCAGGCGTCACAATCAGCCGCCGTAAGATCATCGACGGCGCGGGTTCTGGTTGTTGATGATTCTCTGAGTATTCGTAAATATGCCTCAATGATTCTTGAAGCGAACGGCATTGAAGTTCTATTGGCAACCAATGGCCATGAGGCATTGCAGGTGCTTGAAGAAGAGCAGGTGGACATGATTTTGACTGACCTTGAAATGCCGGTAATGCATGGCTACGAATTGCTCAGTGAAATTAAACGCCGTGATAAGTTGCGTATGATACCAACGGTGGTGATCACCTCGCGTTCTGGTGGGCATCATCAGGAAAAAGCTTTTAAATTAGGTGCTTCGGATTATCTGGTTAAACCTTTTGACGAGGAATCGCTGATTCGCATGATTCGCGAATACACCCTTTGCTCGATTTAA